A stretch of the Pantoea deleyi genome encodes the following:
- a CDS encoding multidrug efflux RND transporter permease subunit: MAQFFIRRPVFAWVVALFIVLFGVLSLTRLPVARYPSVAPVNVTLTATWAGASPQTMNDSVVSLIERELSGVKNLLYFESSTDTSGQATITVTFKPGTNAELAQVDVQNRIRAVESRLPQAVRQNGLQVEAADTGFLMIVSLTSKTGKTDSEALSDYMARNVVEELRRLPGVGRVQLFGAESALRVWVDPVKLLSFNLTMNDIAAAITQQNAQIAPGRIGDEPALPGQMVTLPLTVAGQLATPAAFGRIVLRANRDGSSVTLADVARVAYGSQTYSMMMRENGQHSTGAAIMLAPGANAVKTAEALSARMQTLSLSMPEDIRYAIPFNTAPFVKLSIGKVIHTLLEAMVLVFVVMYLFLQNIRYTFIPAIVAPIALLGTLSVMLLAGFSVNVLTMFGLVLAIGIIVDDAIVVVENVERLMREENLGPREATSRAMREITGAIIGITLVLTAVFIPIGFASGSVGIIYRQFALSIATAILFSALLALSLTPALCATLLRMPDDHASGGFFGGFNRALARLTQRYSGWTATILRRSGRMLLVYVALCAGTAIAFSQLASAFLPEEDQGYFMTAFQLPAEATQQRTLAVVKKYEEAMGARPAIATNQSILGFGFSGAGANTALTFTVLKEAKDRGDSSTLREARFADAAMADMTEGTIMTMMPPAIEELGTSSGFTLRLEDRAGRGYPALEAAQQQLLQLAASSHKVTQVYADGLPPGRSIRLNIDREKASAMGVSFASISDTLSAAMGSLYVNDYPNRGRMQQVIIQAEAKDRMQMDDILNLYVRNSDDRMVALKSFITPTAASSPLQQVRYQGYPAMRISGSAAPGVSSGDAMKEMESLARQLPTGFAIEWTGQSLQEQQSAAQAPMLMALSILVIFLVLAALYESWAIPLSVLMVIPLGIAGAVTAVMMRGLPDDVFFKVGLITVIGLSAKNAVLIVEFARQLHQEGRSLRDAAITAARMRLRPIIMTSLAFGLGVVPLIIASGPASETQHAIGTGVFGGIISATLLAILFVPLFFVVIMTLAVRLKGKRR; encoded by the coding sequence ATGGCTCAGTTCTTTATCAGACGTCCGGTTTTTGCCTGGGTGGTCGCGCTGTTTATTGTCCTGTTCGGCGTTCTGTCTCTGACGCGGCTTCCGGTGGCCCGTTATCCCTCGGTGGCTCCTGTCAATGTCACTCTCACCGCCACCTGGGCCGGAGCGTCGCCGCAGACCATGAACGATTCGGTCGTCAGTCTGATCGAACGCGAACTCTCTGGCGTTAAAAACCTGCTCTACTTTGAATCATCGACAGACACCTCTGGTCAGGCGACGATTACCGTCACCTTTAAACCGGGAACGAATGCCGAACTGGCGCAGGTCGATGTTCAGAACCGTATCAGGGCGGTGGAGTCCCGCCTGCCGCAGGCCGTGCGACAGAACGGCCTGCAGGTCGAAGCTGCCGATACCGGTTTTCTGATGATCGTCAGCCTGACCTCCAAGACCGGCAAAACAGACAGTGAAGCGCTCAGTGACTACATGGCCAGAAACGTGGTTGAAGAGCTGCGCAGGCTGCCCGGCGTGGGTCGCGTTCAGCTCTTTGGCGCCGAAAGCGCCCTGCGCGTCTGGGTTGATCCGGTGAAACTGCTCTCATTTAACCTGACGATGAATGATATCGCCGCCGCCATTACGCAGCAGAATGCGCAAATCGCGCCGGGCCGCATCGGCGACGAACCGGCGCTGCCGGGTCAGATGGTTACCCTGCCCCTGACGGTAGCCGGTCAGCTGGCCACGCCGGCAGCGTTTGGCCGTATTGTGCTGCGTGCGAACAGGGATGGCTCCAGCGTCACACTCGCGGATGTCGCCAGAGTGGCGTATGGCTCGCAGACCTACAGCATGATGATGCGTGAAAACGGACAGCACTCTACCGGTGCGGCCATCATGCTCGCGCCCGGGGCCAACGCCGTGAAAACCGCAGAAGCCCTGTCGGCCCGGATGCAGACACTGAGTCTCTCCATGCCTGAGGATATCCGGTATGCCATCCCTTTCAATACGGCACCGTTCGTAAAGCTCTCCATCGGGAAGGTCATCCACACCCTTCTCGAAGCGATGGTGCTGGTTTTCGTGGTGATGTATCTGTTTTTGCAGAACATCAGGTATACCTTCATTCCGGCCATTGTCGCGCCGATTGCGTTACTGGGCACGCTATCCGTCATGCTGCTCGCTGGCTTCTCCGTCAATGTGCTGACCATGTTTGGTCTGGTGCTGGCCATCGGCATCATTGTTGATGACGCCATTGTGGTGGTGGAGAACGTCGAACGGCTGATGCGCGAGGAAAATCTCGGCCCGCGTGAGGCGACCTCACGGGCAATGCGGGAGATCACCGGCGCCATCATCGGCATTACCCTGGTGCTCACCGCCGTTTTCATCCCGATCGGGTTCGCCAGCGGCTCCGTCGGCATCATCTATCGTCAGTTTGCGCTCTCCATCGCCACCGCGATTCTTTTTTCCGCGCTGCTGGCGCTGTCGCTGACCCCGGCACTCTGCGCCACGCTGCTGCGAATGCCCGACGATCACGCCAGCGGCGGTTTTTTTGGCGGATTTAACCGGGCGTTAGCGCGACTGACCCAGCGCTATTCAGGCTGGACAGCCACGATACTCAGACGCTCAGGCCGCATGCTGCTGGTCTATGTTGCGCTCTGTGCCGGAACGGCGATCGCCTTCAGCCAGCTCGCTTCCGCGTTTCTGCCGGAGGAGGATCAGGGCTATTTCATGACGGCGTTTCAGCTCCCGGCCGAGGCGACGCAGCAGCGGACGCTGGCGGTCGTAAAAAAATATGAAGAGGCGATGGGTGCGCGCCCGGCTATCGCCACCAATCAGTCCATTCTGGGATTTGGCTTTTCGGGTGCGGGCGCAAACACCGCACTGACCTTTACCGTCCTGAAAGAGGCAAAAGATCGCGGTGACAGCTCAACGCTGCGCGAGGCCAGATTCGCCGACGCGGCGATGGCCGATATGACGGAGGGCACCATCATGACGATGATGCCCCCGGCCATTGAGGAGCTGGGCACCTCGTCCGGCTTTACGCTGCGGCTGGAGGATCGGGCCGGTCGGGGCTACCCGGCGCTGGAAGCCGCGCAGCAGCAGCTACTGCAGCTTGCCGCCAGCAGCCATAAAGTAACCCAGGTTTATGCAGATGGTCTGCCGCCCGGCAGGAGTATCCGGCTGAATATCGATCGTGAGAAAGCCAGTGCCATGGGCGTTTCGTTTGCCAGTATCAGCGACACCCTCTCCGCCGCGATGGGATCGCTCTACGTCAACGACTATCCCAACAGAGGCCGTATGCAGCAGGTGATTATTCAGGCCGAGGCAAAGGATCGTATGCAGATGGATGACATCCTGAATCTTTACGTCCGTAACAGCGACGACAGGATGGTGGCGCTGAAGAGCTTTATTACGCCGACCGCCGCTTCCTCGCCGCTTCAGCAGGTCCGCTATCAGGGCTATCCGGCGATGCGGATATCCGGAAGTGCCGCGCCCGGCGTCTCAAGCGGCGATGCCATGAAGGAGATGGAATCGCTTGCCCGGCAGCTACCGACGGGGTTCGCGATCGAATGGACCGGGCAGTCGCTGCAGGAGCAGCAGTCCGCCGCGCAGGCACCGATGCTGATGGCGCTCTCCATTCTGGTGATCTTCCTGGTGCTGGCCGCGCTGTATGAGAGCTGGGCCATCCCGCTCTCCGTGCTGATGGTTATTCCACTGGGGATTGCCGGTGCCGTCACCGCCGTAATGATGCGCGGATTGCCGGATGACGTCTTCTTCAAGGTCGGACTGATTACGGTGATCGGCCTGTCGGCCAAAAATGCGGTGCTGATCGTCGAGTTTGCCCGGCAGCTTCACCAGGAGGGCCGGAGCCTGCGGGATGCGGCGATAACGGCGGCCCGGATGCGGCTGCGTCCGATCATCATGACCTCGCTGGCGTTCGGGCTGGGTGTGGTGCCGTTGATTATCGCGTCCGGCCCGGCCAGTGAAACCCAGCATGCTATCGGAACCGGCGTTTTTGGCGGGATCATCAGTGCCACACTGCTGGCCATCCTGTTTGTCCCGCTGTTTTTCGTCGTGATCATGACGCTGGCGGTCAGACTGAAAGGAAAGAGAAGGTAA
- a CDS encoding efflux RND transporter periplasmic adaptor subunit has protein sequence MFAPKRFSLPFILPALIAVLAGCDDDVRPDAQAADPQVAVAVIQPQVLSVHDTLPGRVNALRTAEIRAQVNGVIERRLFEQGAEVKKGDPLFQINAAPFAAEVENARAGLLRAQAANDRAQQQAARLRKLIGTGAVSRQSYDDAVAAARQAAADVAQASAALKRKALDLRFATVEAPISGRIDQALVSEGAYVTPGDSSPLARLYQTDPIYVDVYQPAGVYQQLRRQVASPQNATTGLPVKLLLPDGTAYSQPGRILFSGMSVDTSTGQVLVRIEVSNPDRELLPGMFVRVQVPRQHYEDALMVPEQALSRQNDTAVVWVIDDQQQAHPLSVRVGEQVNGGYRIAGGLPPGSRVVVKGMDKLSDGTRVAAVLSAAPPVNLTLQEKE, from the coding sequence ATGTTCGCCCCTAAACGCTTTTCGCTGCCCTTTATCCTGCCTGCCTTGATCGCCGTGCTGGCGGGCTGCGATGATGATGTCCGCCCCGATGCGCAGGCCGCCGATCCTCAGGTTGCGGTTGCGGTGATCCAGCCTCAGGTTTTATCCGTGCATGACACGCTGCCTGGCCGGGTCAACGCCCTGCGTACGGCCGAGATACGCGCCCAGGTGAATGGTGTTATTGAGCGCCGCCTGTTTGAACAGGGTGCCGAGGTGAAAAAGGGCGATCCCCTTTTCCAGATCAACGCCGCTCCCTTTGCGGCCGAGGTGGAGAACGCGCGGGCTGGCTTACTGCGGGCCCAGGCCGCGAACGACAGAGCACAGCAGCAGGCCGCCCGGCTGCGGAAACTGATCGGCACGGGCGCGGTGAGTCGTCAGAGTTACGACGATGCCGTCGCTGCGGCCCGCCAGGCGGCGGCCGATGTTGCACAGGCCAGCGCGGCCCTGAAGCGCAAAGCCCTCGATCTGCGCTTCGCCACGGTCGAAGCGCCCATTTCAGGCCGTATCGATCAGGCGCTGGTTTCTGAAGGGGCCTATGTGACGCCGGGCGACAGCAGCCCCCTTGCCCGTCTGTACCAGACAGACCCGATCTATGTGGATGTCTATCAGCCCGCCGGGGTTTATCAGCAGCTGCGCAGACAGGTGGCCAGCCCGCAGAACGCCACGACAGGCCTGCCGGTTAAGCTCCTGTTACCGGATGGCACGGCTTACAGCCAGCCTGGCCGGATCCTGTTTTCCGGCATGAGCGTGGATACCAGTACCGGTCAGGTGCTGGTGCGTATTGAGGTGAGTAATCCCGACCGCGAACTGCTGCCGGGTATGTTCGTGCGGGTGCAGGTTCCGCGACAGCACTATGAGGATGCACTGATGGTGCCTGAGCAGGCCCTTTCCCGCCAGAATGACACGGCCGTGGTCTGGGTGATTGACGATCAGCAGCAGGCGCACCCGCTCAGCGTCCGCGTGGGCGAGCAGGTTAACGGAGGCTATCGCATCGCCGGAGGATTACCGCCTGGCAGTCGTGTCGTCGTAAAAGGCATGGACAAACTCAGCGACGGCACCCGCGTCGCCGCGGTGCTGTCAGCAGCGCCTCCTGTGAATCTGACCCTGCAGGAGAAAGAGTAA
- a CDS encoding transcriptional regulator: MNILPSVWRATHEILLKRAGMLTTHLKLKKTGWEECDASAYAQIYTTFGGSICTHPRVIAYLAEREGVAVQYYLKRVNGQPVAAIFSLNGSLEYKKSRLPFVFDDLILPVKAGAKILLPFRTKRLSPHSSGVIVNSIRHNLFKKKMAHIKSDFSVKTAKKRTGEVRRFTKMGGTVEDVSGFSPGELAAIYQRLFNLRWQNQLQCTDIDTLTETFTLFREMIFGKILFINDSPCAFDLNYKVECPDWYYFEDFNGGMDPQFKSIGIGSVLLWENILHAKALAASSEKKFIFSLGAYNPAWHYKQQWCDIMPSGRTLF; encoded by the coding sequence ATGAATATCCTGCCGTCAGTCTGGCGGGCTACGCATGAGATTTTACTTAAGAGAGCAGGTATGCTGACAACACACTTAAAACTTAAAAAAACCGGCTGGGAAGAGTGTGACGCTTCGGCTTACGCTCAGATTTACACGACGTTCGGCGGGAGCATCTGCACCCATCCCCGCGTCATCGCCTATCTGGCAGAGCGGGAAGGCGTCGCGGTTCAGTACTACCTGAAAAGGGTAAACGGCCAGCCTGTCGCCGCTATCTTTTCACTGAATGGTTCGCTGGAATATAAAAAATCGCGCCTGCCCTTTGTCTTTGACGATCTTATTCTGCCGGTTAAGGCGGGAGCAAAAATCCTGCTGCCCTTCAGAACAAAACGGTTATCGCCGCATTCTTCGGGCGTGATAGTTAACAGTATTCGCCATAATCTGTTTAAGAAAAAAATGGCCCATATTAAATCTGACTTTTCGGTTAAAACGGCAAAAAAACGCACAGGTGAGGTGAGACGATTCACGAAAATGGGTGGCACGGTCGAAGATGTTTCCGGGTTTTCGCCGGGTGAGCTGGCCGCGATCTATCAGCGCCTGTTCAATCTCCGCTGGCAGAATCAGCTTCAATGCACGGATATCGACACTCTGACTGAAACCTTTACGCTGTTCCGGGAAATGATTTTTGGAAAAATCTTATTCATCAACGACTCACCCTGCGCGTTTGATCTCAATTATAAAGTCGAGTGTCCCGACTGGTACTATTTTGAAGATTTTAATGGCGGGATGGATCCGCAGTTTAAATCCATTGGCATCGGCTCGGTTTTACTCTGGGAAAACATTCTTCATGCTAAAGCATTAGCCGCCTCTTCAGAAAAGAAATTCATCTTTTCGCTGGGTGCCTATAATCCGGCCTGGCACTATAAACAACAGTGGTGCGATATAATGCCCTCAGGCCGCACACTTTTCTGA
- a CDS encoding SDR family oxidoreductase, whose amino-acid sequence MKNILITGSTGFLGGAVVANLLQNSVKDRLLLLVRGKTVDEGLNRLRANLVNFGLEASLIHSITAENILLGDLAMPEHFISDARLDDVTHVINCAAVASFGKNPTIWKVNVEGTFKFAERMSRVTGLEKFIHVGTAMSCAPEPGSLVTESWLDSSRDQHIVEYTWSKASIEKLMTETLPELPLVIARPSIVVGHSDQGCLPSASIFWVFRMALALGKFTCDLNDRIDVVPVDFCADALVLLLDARDVINEVIHISAGTQSSVTFAEIDEAMAKASGKRALGEDYQKVSYKQLSDSRRTFKDLFGPCNERIMLRAMNLYGHFSNLNVVFDNTKLMQLGMGKPSRFTDYLDRCVSTTRDATIAELMQVDFK is encoded by the coding sequence ATGAAAAACATACTCATTACCGGTTCTACAGGGTTTTTAGGCGGAGCTGTCGTCGCAAATTTATTACAAAACAGCGTTAAGGATCGACTGCTGCTGCTGGTCAGAGGGAAAACCGTTGATGAGGGCTTAAACCGGCTCCGGGCGAATCTGGTCAACTTTGGCCTGGAGGCGTCATTAATTCATTCCATCACCGCTGAAAATATTCTTCTGGGTGATCTGGCGATGCCGGAACACTTTATCAGTGACGCCCGCCTTGATGACGTTACGCACGTTATCAACTGCGCGGCCGTAGCCTCATTTGGCAAAAACCCGACAATCTGGAAAGTGAACGTGGAGGGCACGTTCAAATTTGCCGAGCGTATGAGCCGCGTCACCGGGTTAGAGAAATTCATTCATGTCGGTACCGCTATGTCATGCGCACCGGAACCCGGCTCGCTGGTCACAGAGAGCTGGCTGGACTCCAGCCGGGATCAGCATATCGTCGAGTACACCTGGAGCAAGGCTTCGATTGAAAAGCTGATGACAGAGACGCTGCCGGAACTGCCGCTGGTGATTGCCCGCCCGTCGATCGTCGTGGGGCACTCGGATCAGGGTTGTCTGCCTTCCGCCAGTATTTTCTGGGTCTTCCGGATGGCGCTGGCGCTGGGAAAATTTACCTGCGACCTCAACGATCGTATCGACGTGGTTCCCGTGGATTTCTGCGCGGACGCGCTGGTTCTGCTTCTGGATGCCAGAGACGTGATCAACGAGGTGATCCATATTTCTGCCGGAACCCAGAGCAGCGTGACCTTCGCTGAGATTGATGAGGCGATGGCAAAAGCCTCCGGCAAACGCGCGCTGGGCGAAGATTATCAGAAAGTCTCCTATAAGCAGCTCTCTGACAGCAGAAGAACGTTCAAAGATCTGTTTGGCCCCTGCAATGAACGGATCATGCTGCGCGCCATGAATCTGTACGGACATTTCTCAAATCTGAATGTGGTCTTTGATAACACGAAACTCATGCAGCTTGGCATGGGCAAGCCTTCACGCTTCACCGATTATCTGGATCGCTGTGTCTCGACGACCCGCGATGCGACTATTGCTGAACTGATGCAGGTCGACTTCAAGTAA
- a CDS encoding tyrosine-type recombinase/integrase, with amino-acid sequence MERVVAPARSAHVGRHVMIWLEQVRAASLGDLDNFGDEGTVEQVMKVWVKLSLLVSRRRPEIAVSSLLKHVLPGIGAQPLRSLNRLRLNRLYNILIVDGKKEEARRVFALTKQFLAWCEMQGYLDHSPIASMKKRDVAGRTTPPRSRQLSDAEIWVFWHGLDNRALSEQARWALRLCLASARRPDEIVQAQKAEFDLRSGLWKQGTRNKSQREHVLPISPLMQMCIEALLRAADPDSPWLVPAPRDPQQPLSKGALNQALRRMIRDPRGLGLEAFTPRDLRRTARSKLSALDTPNDVARKIMNHALEGIDRVYDTHDYLSQMRQAMNAFSDAVEQIIGSESYHSLRHRYDGETLVISDLSVMAMSR; translated from the coding sequence ATGGAAAGAGTTGTGGCCCCGGCGCGTTCGGCGCATGTTGGTCGCCATGTCATGATCTGGCTGGAGCAGGTCAGAGCGGCTTCGCTTGGCGATCTGGATAATTTTGGCGACGAGGGTACGGTCGAGCAGGTGATGAAGGTCTGGGTAAAACTCTCGCTGCTGGTCAGCCGGCGCCGCCCCGAGATCGCCGTCTCTTCGCTACTGAAGCATGTCCTGCCCGGTATCGGCGCGCAGCCGCTAAGATCGCTGAACCGCTTACGGCTTAACCGGCTCTATAACATCCTGATCGTCGACGGCAAAAAGGAGGAGGCACGCCGGGTCTTTGCGCTCACCAAACAGTTTCTCGCCTGGTGCGAGATGCAGGGCTATCTCGATCATTCACCCATCGCGTCGATGAAGAAAAGGGATGTGGCAGGCCGCACCACGCCGCCGCGCAGCCGGCAACTCTCTGACGCCGAGATCTGGGTCTTCTGGCACGGCCTGGATAACCGGGCATTATCGGAACAGGCGCGCTGGGCGCTGCGTTTGTGTCTGGCCAGCGCCCGGCGACCGGATGAGATTGTGCAGGCGCAGAAAGCGGAGTTCGATCTGCGTTCAGGTTTATGGAAGCAGGGCACGCGCAACAAATCGCAGCGGGAACATGTGCTGCCGATATCGCCCCTGATGCAGATGTGTATTGAAGCGCTGCTGCGCGCAGCCGATCCCGACTCCCCGTGGCTGGTGCCCGCGCCACGCGATCCCCAACAGCCGCTCTCGAAAGGCGCCCTTAATCAGGCGCTGCGCCGGATGATCCGCGACCCGCGCGGACTGGGGCTTGAGGCCTTTACGCCGCGCGACCTGCGTCGCACCGCGCGTTCGAAACTCTCAGCGCTCGACACGCCGAATGATGTTGCCCGAAAAATCATGAACCACGCGCTGGAGGGCATCGATCGGGTCTATGACACACACGACTATCTGAGCCAGATGCGACAGGCCATGAATGCTTTTTCTGACGCGGTTGAGCAGATAATCGGGAGCGAAAGTTACCATTCGCTGCGACATCGCTATGATGGCGAAACCCTGGTGATCAGCGATCTCTCCGTCATGGCGATGTCGCGCTGA
- the pagP gene encoding lipid IV(A) palmitoyltransferase PagP, which produces MRKTSTLKALMITTAVYTAFPAHSATLVQTVSAGWDSFSDKVATTWNQPDGVDFYLPAITWHNRATYDREHINKYNERPWGAGGGISRYDEKGNWNGIYLMAFKDSFNKWEPFGGYGWVATWRPLADQNFHWGAGYTAGVTARDNWKYIPVPAILPLASVGYGDLDFQMTYIPGTHNNGNVYFAWFRYHF; this is translated from the coding sequence ATGCGCAAAACATCAACTCTCAAAGCGCTGATGATAACCACTGCCGTTTACACGGCTTTTCCGGCTCACTCTGCCACTCTCGTGCAGACTGTGAGCGCAGGCTGGGATAGTTTCAGCGATAAAGTGGCTACCACATGGAATCAGCCTGATGGCGTCGATTTCTATCTGCCTGCCATTACCTGGCACAACCGTGCCACCTACGATCGGGAACACATTAATAAATATAATGAAAGACCCTGGGGCGCAGGCGGTGGTATCTCCCGTTATGATGAAAAAGGAAACTGGAACGGCATCTACCTGATGGCGTTTAAAGACTCCTTTAATAAATGGGAACCCTTTGGCGGATATGGCTGGGTGGCCACCTGGCGTCCGCTGGCCGATCAGAACTTCCACTGGGGTGCAGGTTATACGGCGGGCGTAACCGCGCGTGATAACTGGAAATATATTCCGGTTCCGGCGATTTTACCACTGGCATCAGTGGGTTATGGCGATCTGGATTTCCAGATGACCTACATTCCCGGCACCCACAATAACGGAAACGTCTACTTTGCCTGGTTCCGTTATCACTTCTGA